Proteins encoded by one window of Vampirovibrionales bacterium:
- a CDS encoding cache domain-containing protein, producing the protein MTLTDWTDFKRMKLTNKITLFVTVGLLALNLISSLATWWTTSNDMKEEASQDQNVYLSMMETLVRHEGEKVQLTNGALMAGEYKINGQHAIPDAINKMTGSVASIFMNDVRISTSVKNDKGERVVGTHQDPKVYASMQRNEPFRGLADLNGVPYYGGYNPLVDENGKVVGSVGLAIPKSRYDQSIVSRVLTNCGIVFLAMIAMQLAINWLMGREFRQLQQVQDAMARLARQDTSVETPGLTRQDEIGEMARSVEAFRQGMIESERRAEEGRRLQQEVERQKAEADRLSHEKAQQTEQENERRAHVQAKTEELTREFDHAMNQLLATLGRTAGNLNDASRALNQTAQETSGQTAVVASATEETSTSVQLVAGAIQQNEAAVNEISSLVRNCTTIVGSTVHEAERTNEKIMNLQQATGQISSILQLISNIANQTNLLALNATIEAASAGEAGRGFTVVANEVKSLASQTKSAVEDIAKHIHAVQNETEASVQAIESILGFIRNINSVTEGIAAAVEEQTATSREITRSVDEAARGANEVAASIQKVAVASGQTQEAADQVFQTAQGVNAESDKLRRNIEQFLGDLKSVQDGGEALSTRRVAAGALR; encoded by the coding sequence GTGACCCTTACTGACTGGACTGATTTCAAACGGATGAAGCTCACCAACAAAATTACCCTCTTTGTGACGGTGGGCCTGTTGGCGCTCAACCTTATCTCCTCTCTGGCCACCTGGTGGACGACCAGCAACGATATGAAAGAAGAGGCGAGCCAGGACCAGAACGTCTATCTGTCGATGATGGAAACGCTCGTGAGGCACGAAGGGGAGAAGGTTCAACTCACCAATGGCGCGCTGATGGCGGGGGAGTACAAAATCAACGGTCAACATGCGATCCCCGATGCGATTAACAAAATGACCGGCAGCGTCGCCTCAATCTTTATGAACGACGTTCGCATCTCCACCAGCGTGAAAAATGACAAGGGCGAGCGTGTCGTTGGCACTCACCAGGATCCCAAGGTCTACGCCAGCATGCAGAGGAATGAACCTTTTCGGGGCCTGGCCGACCTTAATGGAGTGCCTTACTACGGCGGTTATAATCCGCTGGTCGATGAGAATGGAAAGGTCGTCGGCTCGGTCGGTCTGGCCATCCCCAAATCGCGCTATGACCAGAGTATTGTCAGTCGCGTTTTGACCAATTGCGGCATCGTGTTTCTGGCGATGATCGCGATGCAACTGGCGATCAACTGGCTGATGGGCCGAGAGTTTCGCCAATTGCAACAGGTGCAGGACGCCATGGCCCGGCTGGCGCGCCAGGACACGTCGGTCGAAACCCCTGGCCTGACGCGTCAGGATGAGATCGGCGAGATGGCGCGCTCTGTGGAAGCGTTCCGCCAGGGCATGATTGAATCTGAACGCCGCGCCGAAGAGGGCCGACGCTTGCAGCAAGAAGTCGAGCGCCAGAAAGCTGAGGCCGACCGCCTCTCGCACGAAAAAGCGCAGCAGACCGAGCAGGAAAACGAACGCCGCGCCCATGTTCAGGCTAAAACCGAAGAACTGACGCGCGAGTTCGACCACGCCATGAATCAACTGCTGGCGACGCTGGGTCGCACGGCTGGCAATCTCAACGACGCCTCGCGCGCCCTGAATCAAACGGCGCAGGAAACCAGCGGTCAAACCGCCGTGGTCGCCTCCGCCACCGAAGAAACCTCCACCAGCGTACAACTGGTGGCCGGCGCGATTCAGCAGAACGAGGCGGCGGTCAACGAGATCAGCTCGCTGGTGCGCAATTGCACCACGATCGTGGGCTCTACGGTCCATGAAGCCGAAAGAACCAACGAAAAAATCATGAATCTGCAACAGGCCACCGGCCAGATCAGCTCGATTCTGCAACTCATTAGCAACATTGCCAACCAGACCAACCTGCTGGCCCTCAACGCGACGATCGAAGCCGCCAGCGCAGGCGAGGCCGGTCGCGGCTTTACCGTGGTCGCCAACGAGGTCAAATCGCTGGCAAGTCAGACTAAGAGCGCGGTTGAGGATATCGCCAAGCACATCCACGCCGTCCAGAACGAAACCGAAGCCTCGGTGCAGGCCATTGAGTCGATTCTGGGCTTTATTCGCAATATCAACTCGGTCACCGAGGGAATTGCGGCTGCGGTGGAAGAGCAAACGGCGACCAGTCGCGAAATCACCCGCAGCGTGGACGAAGCCGCCCGCGGCGCCAATGAAGTGGCCGCCAGCATCCAGAAAGTGGCGGTCGCCTCGGGGCAGACGCAGGAGGCGGCCGATCAGGTGTTTCAGACCGCTCAGGGCGTCAATGCCGAATCAGACAAGCTGCGTCGCAATATCGAGCAGTTCCTCGGCGACCTCAAGAGCGTTCAGGATGGCGGCGAGGCCCTCAGTACGCGCCGAGTCGCCGCAGGCGCTTTGCGTTAA